One genomic region from Prunus persica cultivar Lovell chromosome G3, Prunus_persica_NCBIv2, whole genome shotgun sequence encodes:
- the LOC18783333 gene encoding uncharacterized protein LOC18783333 → MIGAVQLGVLAACVVVLVPMGMAGYHLSRNKMLFFSGALFITLAIGVHLTPYFPSVNDFVTTVSSVVVFENRRESCLSHLHDVVWEVTPSPNFNPLDNNTVNYDKSWAWTSSSTVSACGFQKLGRFDASDLLNGSWVVVAGDSQARLVALSLLSLVLDSGPLEKVNRDLFKRHSDYQIVVGEIGMRLDFIWAPYTVNLTNLVNGFKRNRNYPDVLVMGSGLWHMLHYTNASDFGVQLQSLRSASVSLLPFSPDTGSDRPVTSSGSVSVSARSPHLFWIGMPTLINSMLNTEEKREKMTDAMRGEYDKELHNSKILRKAGGPLLLLDIESLSWNCGVRCTVDGMHYDMPVYEAALHIMLHALLIESHQKL, encoded by the coding sequence ATGATCGGAGCAGTGCAATTGGGGGTGTTGGCTGCTTGCGTGGTGGTTTTGGTTCCGATGGGCATGGCCGGTTATCATCTCAGCCGCAACAAAATGCTCTTCTTCAGCGGCGCTCTCTTCATCACTCTTGCCATTGGCGTCCACCTCACCCCTTACTTCCCTTCCGTCAACGACTTCGTCACCACCGTCTCCTCCGTCGTCGTTTTCGAGAACCGCCGTGAGTCCTGCCTCTCCCACCTCCACGACGTCGTTTGGGAGGTCACCCCCTCCCCCAATTTCAACCCCCTCGACAACAACACCGTCAATTACGACAAGTCGTGGGCTTGGACTTCTTCCTCTACCGTTTCTGCATGCGGGTTTCAGAAACTAGGGCGTTTTGACGCCTCTGATCTGCTCAACGGATCCTGGGTTGTGGTGGCTGGTGACTCTCAAGCCAGGCTTGTGGCGCTTTCGTTGTTGAGTCTGGTTTTGGATTCTGGGCCTCTGGAGAAGGTTAATAGAGATCTGTTTAAGAGGCACAGTGATTATCAGATTGTGGTGGGTGAGATTGGGatgcgattggatttcatctGGGCTCCTTACACTGTCAATTTGACCAATCTGGTCAACGGTTTCAAGCGAAATCGCAACTACCCAGATGTGTTGGTGATGGGTTCTGGGCTCTGGCACATGCTTCACTACACCAACGCATCAGATTTTGGTGTTCAATTACAATCACTAAGGAGTGCTTCTGTGTCTTTGTTGCCATTTTCGCCAGATACCGGCTCCGACAGGCCGGTAACCAGCTCGGGCTCGGTCTCTGTTTCGGCCCGATCGCCCCACTTGTTTTGGATTGGCATGCCCACGTTGATAAACTCGATGTTGAATACAGAGGAGAAGAGGGAGAAGATGACTGATGCAATGCGTGGTGAGTATGATAAGGAGCTTCACAATAGTAAGATTTTGCGCAAAGCCGGTGGTCCCCTGTTGTTGCTGGACATTGAGTCCTTGAGTTGGAATTGCGGGGTTCGATGCACGGTTGATGGGATGCATTATGATATGCCTGTCTATGAAGCTGCACTTCATATCATGCTACATGCATTGCTCATCGAATCTCATCAGAAGCTTTGA